The Fragaria vesca subsp. vesca linkage group LG2, FraVesHawaii_1.0, whole genome shotgun sequence genome includes a window with the following:
- the LOC101293457 gene encoding uncharacterized protein At1g04910-like: MAPLRRRHHYYHRFRYLIPLISAVSGALLILFAVLFLFLAPTPFDDAHQRQNDPVDDATGDAVAFRIPSRGRRSSSDRDLWTSRNANHYYGCSDASKKFPKVEEVTHPNRYLAIATSGGLNQQRTGITDAVVAARILNASLVVPKLDQKSFWKDASEFSEIFDVDYFISSLSKDVKIIKQLPRKGGKTWTPYNMRVPRKCNEKCYQTRLLPVLMKKHAVQLTKFDYRLANRLSTDLQKLRCRVNYHALKFTKPIRKMGEKLVHRMRMKSKHYITLHLRFEPDMLAFSGCYYGGGDKERKELGAIRKRWKTLHISNPDKPRRHGRCPLTPEEVGLMLRALGYGSDVHIYVASGEVYGGEETLAPLKALFPNFYSKETIATKEELEPFNSFSSRMAALDFIVCDESDVFVTNNNGNMAKILAGRRRYFGHKPTIRPNGKKLYRLFLSKENTTWEAFASSVRTYQRGFMGGPHEGRPGRGGFHENPSTCICENSQAKVKSYVDPRKFGKGSNVTRKDEEQINVQDSEDDPEWPDSDEDEDLSVPLENDQLNRTTEDYDTVNSEEPEFEELISD, translated from the exons ATGGCGCCACTGCGGCGGCGCCACCACTACTACCACCGGTTCCGGTATCTTATCCCGCTCATTTCCGCCGTCTCCGGAGCGCTGCTCATCCTCTTCGCCGTTCTCTTCTTGTTTCTCGCTCCTACTCCTTTCGATGATGCTCATCAACGTCAG AATGATCCGGTTGACGATGCGACTGGAGATGCGGTAGCGTTTCGCATTCCG AGCCGTGGACGAAGATCCTCCTCCGATCGTGATCTCTGGACTTCTAGGAATGCGAATCATTACTACGGATGCAGCGATGCCAGCAAGAAGTTTCCGA AAGTTGAAGAGGTCACACATCCTAATAGGTATTTGGCAATTGCAACAAGTGGAGGCTTGAATCAACAGAGAACCGGG ATTACAGATGCCGTTGTTGCCGCTCGCATACTGAATGCTAGTCTTGTTGTTCCAAAGTTGGACCAGAAGTCTTTCTGGAAGGATGCGAG CGAGTTCTCTGAAATCTTTGATGTTGATTATTTTATATCATCTTTGTCAAAAGACGTTAAAATCATTAAGCAACTCCCAAGAAAGGGAGGTAAAACATGGACTCCATATAATATGCGTGTCCCAAGGAAGTGTAATGAAAAATGTTATCAGACTCGTCTACTACCTGTTCTTATGAAAAAGCAT GCTGTTCAGCTCACAAAGTTTGATTACAGACTTGCAAACAGGTTGAGTACAGATTTGCAAAAATTGAGATGCAGAGTGAATTACCATGCTTTAAAGTTTACTAAGCCAATACGGAAAATGGGTGAGAAGTTGGTTCATCGAATGAGGATGAAAAGCAAGCACTATATCACTTTGCACCTGAG GTTTGAACCTGATATGCTTGCATTCTCTGGATGCTATTATGGTGGAGGAGACAAAGAAAGAAAAGAACTTGGTGCAATACGAAAGAGGTGGAAGACTTTACAT ATAAGCAACCCTGATAAGCCAAGGAGGCATGGGAGATGTCCCCTTACTCCAGAAGAAGTTGGTCTGATGTTGAGAGCACTGGGTTATGGCAGTGATGTTCATATTTATGTGGCATCCGGGGAAGTGTATGGAGGGGAAGAAACATTGGCGCCCCTTAAAGCACTATTCCCCAACTTCTATTCAAAAGAGACAATAGCAACCAAAGAGGAGCTAGAACCATTTAATTCATTTTCTTCTCGCATGGCTGCACTTGATTTTATAGTTTGTGATGAAAGTGATGTTTTTGTCACTAACAACAATGGGAATATGGCCAAAATTTTAGCTGGACGAAG GAGATACTTTGGGCATAAGCCTACTATTCGTCCAAATGGTAAAAAACTATATCGATTGTTCTTAAGCAAAGAGAACACAACTTGGGAAGCTTTTGCATCTAGTGTTCGTACTTACCAGAGAGGCTTTATGGGGGGGCCACATGAAGGGAGACCAGGCAGGGGCGGGTTTCATGAAAACCCATCCACCTGCATATGTGAAAATTCTCAGGCTAAAGTCAAGAGTTATGTGGATCCTAGAAAGTTCGGCAAGGGTAGTAACGTAACAAGAAAAGATGAAGAACAAATTAATGTCCAAGACTCAGAAGATGACCCAGAATGGCCTGACTCTGATGAGGATGAAGATCTAAGTGTCCCGCTGGAGAATGATCAGCTTAACAGAACTACAGAGGATTATGATACAGTAAACTCTGAGGAACCTGAATTCGAGGAGCTTATATCTGACTAG
- the LOC101299062 gene encoding pentatricopeptide repeat-containing protein At1g76280-like: MPRPLARFPLRSIAESLPHFQRRRIGDERLYHSQARTGSSGRNVLCNGAVSTAMDLQRRIVEALRLGKRGEASNLLLRLSQGNDLRGADDFVHVLDYCAASPDPLFVMEAWRIMNEKEISLNSPCSSLMVKALCEGGYLEEALNLIIYLKESHGCYMLPVYNTFLGACVQMQNMVYANQCLELMERQKVGKNEDTYAQLLKLAVWRKNLSVAHELWKDYIKHYSLSNMTLHKFVWSFGSLGDLKSACETLQYMVALVIRGKTSVTKSIERKLYSSRLDTPIPLNCELGLKKVNLEENEQSVPSRYCENLDGHVVSADRCTRSSLGFGETESVLVNGLSIHTSTLDRLFLAQSFNALIHACGKLRNGGLAEQLVQQRQKLGFHITRFACDSLIRAIVPDRGFSRGMEILKSMQLRNLKPYDRTLATLSISCCRALELDLAETLLDQISIHSHSHPHAFNAFLAAYDILDQPEHAVRMLAKMKHLQVTPNISTYEQLFSLFGNVNAPYEEGNMLSQVDAAKRIKAIEIDMASYGIQHSVLSMNNVLKALGAEGMMRELIHYLHVAEDLFCRNNMYLGTRIYNTALNSLVESEESQMAINIFKSMKSCGFRADAATYHIMIKYCKVLKCYRSACALVSMMLRDGFYPQIVTYTVLIDILLEDDSIHKALDLLDQASSEGNKLDILVFNTILRKAGEEGLIDVVEFLVGWMQQEKIQPDSTTCSAVFTAYTYCGFHSTAVEALQVLSMRMICDEDGSFPEKTQFEDDYIFAEDEGAESRIIKHFKDSEENLAFALLNLRWCAMLGFPISWLPDQSPWVKRLSTNYTSRIRAT; this comes from the exons ATGCCCAGACCTCT AGCCAGGTTTCCATTGCGGTCCATCGCAGAATCACTTCCACACTTCCAG AGACGAAGAATTGGTGATGAGAGACTGTACCATTCTCAAGCTCGTACTGGATCATCTG GTCGGAATGTTTTGTGTAACGGAGCAGTATCGACTGCGATGGACCTGCAGAGGCGAATTGTGGAGGCGCTACGGTTGGGTAAAAGAGGCGAGGCCTCCAATCTTCTTTTGAGACTAAGCCAGGGAAATGACTTGAGAGGAGCTGATGATTTTGTGCATGTTCTAGACTACTGTGCCGCGTCACCTGATCCTTTG TTTGTCATGGAAGCTTGGAGAATAATGAATGAGAAAGAGATTAGTCTGAATAGCCCTTGCTCCTCGCTTATGGTGAAAGCTCTATGTGAAGGAGGATACTTGGAGGAG GCACTAAACTTGATAATTTATCTTAAAGAAAGTCATGGTTGCTACATGCTACCTGTCTACAACACTTTTCTGGGAGCTTGTGTCCAAATGCAAAATATGGTTTATGCCAATCAGTGTTTGGAATTGATGGAGCGACAAAAAGTGGGGAAGAATGAAGATACATACGCACAGCTTCTCAAG CTTGCAGTTTGGCGGAAAAACCTGTCTGTAGCCCATGAACTTTGGAAGGACTATATCAAACACTACAGTTTAAGCAATATGACTCTGCATAAGTTTGTTTGGTCCTTTGGTAGTTTGGGCGATTTAAAATCTGCATGTGAGACATTGCAATATATGGTGGCTTTAGTCATCAGAGGAAAGACATCTGTTACTAAATCTATAGAAAGAAAGCTGTATTCGTCAAGATTGGACACTCCCATACCTTTGAACTGTGAATTGGGCTTGAAGAAAGTTAATTTGGAGGAGAATGAACAGTCTGTTCCTTCCAGATACTGCGAGAATTTGGATGGCCATGTTGTTAGTGCAGATCGATGCACCAGATCTAGCTTGGGTTTTGGAGAAACTGAGAGTGTTCTGGTGAATGGTCTTAGTATTCATACAAGTACACTTGATAGGTTGTTTTTGGCACAATCGTTCAATGCTTTGATACACGCTTGTGGAAAATTAAGAAATGGTGGCCTGGCTGAGCAGTTAGTCCAACAG AGGCAAAAACTTGGGTTTCACATAACTAGGTTTGCGTGCGATAGCTTGATCAGAGCAATTGTTCCAGATAGAGGTTTCAGCCGTGGGATGGAAATT TTGAAAAGTATGCAGCTGAGAAATTTGAAGCCATATGATCGCACTCTTGCAACCCTTTCAATAAGTTGTTGCAGGGCATTAGAGTTGGATTTAGCTGAGACTCTGCTGGATCAAATATCTATACATTCACATTCACATCCACACGCTTTTAATGCTTTTCTTGCCGCATATGACATTTTG GATCAACCTGAACATGCGGTGCGGATGCTAGCTAAAATGAAACATCTGCAAGTCACGCCAAATATATCGACATATGAGCAGCTGTTTTCCTTATTTGGTAACGTAAATGCCCCATATGAAGAGGGCAACATGTTGTCACAGGTAGATGCTGCTAAACGAATTAAAGCTATAGAAATAGATATGGCGAGCTATGGCATTCAGCACAGTGTTTTGTCAATGAATAACGTG CTGAAAGCCCTTGGAGCAGAAGGGATGATGAGAGAGCTAATCCATTATTTGCATGTGGCGGAGGATCTTTTTTGTCGTAATAACATGTATCTGGGAACACGTATCTATAATACAGCGTTGAATTCACTTGTTGAGAGTGAGGAA AGCCAAATGGCAATTAACATATTTAAATCCATGAAGTCATGTGGTTTCCGGGCAGATGCTGCAACTTATCATATAATGATCAAGTATTGTAAAGTTCTCAAATGTTACAGATCTGCTTGTGCATTGGTTTCTATGATGTTGCGAGATGGCTTCTATCCTCAGATAGTAACTTACACTGTTCTCATAGAT ATTTTGTTGGAAGATGATAGCATTCATAAAGCATTGGATCTCTTGGATCAAGCCAGCTCAGAAGGGAATAAACTTGATATTTTAGTATTTAATACCATTCTTCGGAAAGCAGGTGAAGAG GGACTGATTGATGTAGTTGAGTTTCTTGTTGGGTGGATGCAACAAGAAAAAATCCAGCCTGATTCGACGACATGCTCTGCCGTTTTCACTGCATATACCTACTGTGGTTTTCACAGCACGGCTGTGGAAGCATTGCAGGTTTTGAGTATGCGTATGATATGTGACGAAGATGGAAGCTTTCCTGAGAAGACACAATTTGAGGACGACTATATATTTGCTGAAGATGAGGGAGCTGAATCCCGTATAATCAAGCATTTCAAAGATTCTGAAGAGAACTTGGCTTTTGCCCTATTGAATTTAAGATGGTGCGCGATGCTTGGCTTCCCAATTTCTTGGTTGCCTGATCAAAGCCCGTGGGTAAAAAGACTCTCAACTAACTATACCTCCAGAATAAGAGCTACCTGA
- the LOC101304060 gene encoding uncharacterized protein LOC101304060 yields the protein MMYSLTVKPSLLLVQKSSSPAHSWVGSSSSSTVSFPVKTKTRGRRISLRLEAYDSSKNNDGLNASSGDSKPPNSTLPKSRRDILLEYVKNVQPEFMELFVKRAPQQVVDAMRQTVTNMIGTLPPQFFSVTVSTVAENLAQLMYSIMMTGYMFQNAQYRLELQQSLEPVALPEGQEKKDAPDYAPGTQKKNVSGEVIRWNNVSGPEKIDAKKYIELLEAEIEELNQEVGRKSANGQNELLEYLKSLEPQNLKELTSTAGDDVVVAMDTFIKRLLAVSDPSQMKASVTSTTAPELAKLLYWLMVVGYSLRNIEVRFDMERVLGNPPKLAELPPGENV from the exons ATGATGTACTCCTTGACGGTGAAGCCCTCTCTTCTTCTTGTACAAAAATCTTCTTCACCTGCTCACTCTTGGGTTGGGTCCTCTTCTTCTTCTACGGTTAGTTTCCCAGTAAAAACGAAAACCAGAGGCAGAAGAATCAGTTTGAGACTTGAGGCTTATGATTCTTCCAAGAACAACGATGGGCTTAATGCCTCCTCCGGTGATTCTAAACCTCCCAACAGCACTCTG CCGAAAAGTAGGAGGGACATTTTGTTGGAGTATGTAAAAAATGTGCAGCCTGAATTTATGGAGCTGTTTGTAAAGAGAGCACCCCAGCAG GTGGTCGATGCAATGCGCCAAACTGTGACAAACATGATTGGTACACTACCCCCACAATTTTTTTCAGTCACAGTTTCCACA GTTGCCGAAAATCTTGCACAACTTATGTACAGTATCATGATGACTGGATATATGTTTCAAAATGCACAGTACAGGTTGGAACTACAGCAAAGTTTAGAGCCGGTTGCCCTTCCCGAAGGGCAAGAGAAAAAG GATGCACCAGATTATGCACCTGGTACACAGAAGAAGAATGTGTCAGGTGAAGTTATTAGGTGGAATAATGTTTCTGGCCCTGAGAAAATAGATGCAAAGAAGTACATAGAGTTACTTGAAGCAGAGATTGAGGAATTAAATCAGGAAGTTGGTAGGAAATCTGCTAATGGACAAAATGAATTGCTGGAGTATCTCAAGTCTCTTGAGCCCCAAAATTTAAAG GAGTTAACTAGTACTGCTGGAGACGATGTTGTGGTTGCAATGGATACATTCATCAAGCGGCTTTTGGCTGTTTCAGATCCTAGCCAAATGAAG GCTAGTGTAACATCAACAACTGCACCAGAACTTGCAAAGCTGCTTTATTGGCTAATGGTAGTCGGATATAGCCTTCGCAACATTGAAGTTCGTTTTGATATGGAACGAGTACTTGGGAATCCTCCAAAGCTCGCAGAACTGCCTCCAGGTGAAAATGTTTAA
- the LOC101299644 gene encoding uncharacterized protein LOC101299644 encodes MVGVFRRSLSFPNKPNPNRPSKPTLSRHTRSISLPCRSHPLISQLKDHISELQSWSSTCDSSSAWLVDGLTRLTELHHCLDDTLQLPQTQEALRRQPHYSSVENLLEQFLRFVDVYGIFRGSVLALKEEHSAVEVAIRKRDESRVGLYVKARKRVANEMSKLVNEVRMCTRSSEPVSPNTVNVGDVELAAVVSDVVKVTVMVSVALFNGIALSFGPRKSTTWMNMGMMKKGKVDDQDQGIHEFEQVGVKSLLGLRKKGAEEVKFTLKKMRELEASIEGIETCSERVFRSLINARVALLNTLTS; translated from the coding sequence ATGGTAGGCGTTTTCCGGCGCTCCCTTTCCTTCCCAAACAAACCAAATCCCAACCGTCCGTCCAAACCTACCTTGTCTCGTCACACCAGATCCATAAGTCTTCCATGCAGATCTCACCCATTGATCTCTCAGCTCAAGGACCACATCTCCGAACTTCAATCATGGTCCTCAACGTGTGATTCCTCCTCCGCTTGGCTCGTCGACGGCCTGACACGCCTGACGGAGCTCCACCACTGCCTCGACGACACTCTCCAGCTTCCACAGACCCAAGAAGCCCTCCGCCGCCAGCCACACTACTCATCCGTCGAGAATCTTCTAGAACAGTTCCTCCGCTTCGTCGACGTTTATGGAATCTTCCGTGGCTCCGTTTTGGCTCTCAAGGAGGAGCACTCGGCGGTGGAAGTGGCTATCAGGAAGAGAGACGAATCTAGGGTTGGTTTGTACGTGAAAGCTCGGAAGAGAGTGGCCAACGAAATGTCTAAGCTCGTGAACGAAGTTCGAATGTGTACTAGGTCATCCGAGCCTGTCTCTCCCAACACTGTCAACGTCGGAGATGTTGAGCTCGCCGCCGTTGTAAGCGACGTCGTTAAGGTGACGGTGATGGTATCTGTTGCACTCTTTAACGGAATTGCATTGTCTTTCGGGCCGCGAAAATCGACAACGTGGATGAATATGGGGATGATGAAGAAAGGCAAAGTTGATGATCAGGATCAAGGGATTCATGAATTCGAGCAAGTTGGGGTGAAGAGCTTGTTGGGTTTGAGAAAGAAAGGAGCCGAAGAGGTCAAATTTACTTTGAAGAAAATGAGGGAATTGGAGGCCTCCATTGAAGGAATTGAAACTTGCAGTGAAAGAGTTTTCAGGAGTTTGATTAACGCAAGGGTTGCGCTGCTCAACACTCTTACTAGCTAA
- the LOC101299151 gene encoding WD repeat-containing protein DWA2-like, whose protein sequence is MQGRSSGIGYGLKYQARCISDVKADTDHTSFITGTLSLREENEVHLIRLSSDGTELVCEGLFSHPNEIWDISSCPFDQRIFSTVYSTGESYGASIWQIPELYGELNSPQLERITTLDGGVGKIKSIIWWPSGRHDKLISIDEQNISLWSLDLSKKAAQVQSKESAGLVAQSGGAWDPHDMNAVAVTCESSIQFWDLRTMKKTNSIEHAHVRNVDYNPKKTHILMTAEDESGIRIWDLRKPKVPIQELPGHTHWTWTVRCNPEYDGLILSSGTDSTVNLWLSSAPSNYESITESPVESPSKRIDPLLHSYSDYEDSIYGLTWSSREPWIFASLSYDGRVVVESVKPFLSRK, encoded by the exons ATGCAAGGAAGATCATCGGGCATCGGATACGGTCTCAAATACCAG GCTAGATGTATATCAGATGTTAAAGCTGACACAGACCACACTAGCTTCATCACCGGCACTCTTAGTCTCCGAGAAGAAAATGAG GTGCATTTGATTCGGCTCTCTTCGGATGGAACTGAATTGGTATGCGAGGGCTTGTTTTCGCACCCCAATGAGATCTGGGACATTTCGTCCTGTCCATTCGACCAGCGTATTTTCTCTACTGTTTATTCCACTG GTGAATCATATGGAGCGTCGATATGGCAGATCCCTGAGTTATATGGTGAGTTAAATTCTCCTCAGTTGGAAAGAATCACCACCCTTGACGGAGGTGTTGGCAAAATCAAATC CATTATTTGGTGGCCATCTGGAAGGCATGATAAGCTGATCAGCATTGATGAACAAAATATTTCCTTGTGGAGCTTAGATCTTTCCAAAAAAGCTGCTCAG GTACAATCGAAGGAGTCAGCTGGTCTTGTTGCTCAATCTGGTGGAGCATGGGATCCGCATGACATGAATGCTGTTGCAGTAACGTGTGAATCATCCATTCAATTTTGGGATTTACGGACAATGAA GAAGACAAACTCAATTGAACATGCTCATGTCCGCAATGTTGATTATAATCCCAAGAAGACACATATACTT ATGACTGCAGAAGATGAATCTGGGATTCGCATATGGGATCTGAGGAAGCCAAAAGTTCCCATCCAGGAACTTCCTGGACACACACACTG GACATGGACTGTCAGATGCAACCCTGAGTATGACGGGCTGATTTTG AGTTCCGGCACAGACTCAACAGTCAACTTGTGGTTGTCATCTGCACCTAGCAACTATGAATCAATAACTGAAAG CCCTGTAGAGTCACCAAGTAAGCGGATTGATCCATTGCTCCACTCTTACAGTGATTATGAAGACAGTATCTATG GTCTCACTTGGAGCTCTCGTGAGCCTTGGATATTTGCATCACTGTCCTATGATGGAAGG GTGGTTGTGGAATCAGTCAAACCATTTCTCTCAAGGAAATAA
- the LOC101299355 gene encoding uncharacterized protein LOC101299355: protein MEVATTRGFATHLSRHRPPPHPLHRHKDELSKRRRLTVGGGRPGASRISCCCSDSVVPIRSNASSEGKRKTCDEWRFDSKNQRPHRAGLKAAAALPFTSAQSQFASKQNNKPRRRPRCAPGNTGPQSRDTPPKRDTGIANEKDWGISLLNEHVKESGTNEDGSTWYRESGEELGDTGYRCRWTRMGGASHDSSSEWREEWWEKSDWTGYKELGVEKSGRNAEGDSWWETWQEVLHQDEWSNLARIERSAQKRAKSGTENAGWSEKWWEKYDAKGWTEKGAHKWGRLNEQSWWEKWGEHYDGRGSVLKWTDKWAETALGTKWGDKWEEKFFEGIGSRQGETWHVTSNDERWSRTWGEEHIGNGKVHKYGKSTTGESWDIVVDEETYYEAVPHYGWADVVGDSSQLLSIKPRPKPPEGYPKFDFTRPATGLGTPLPSTKPPPPADEPPREDEPPEEVSPQ from the exons ATGGAGGTGGCCACCACCAGAGGCTTCGCGACTCACCTCAGCCGCCACCGTCCTCCGCCGCATCCCCTCCACCGCCACAAGGACGAGCTCAGCAAGCGGCGGAGGCTCACCGTTGGCGGCGGCCGACCCGGAGCGAGTCGAATCAGCTGCTGCTGCTCCGACTCGGTGGTTCCGATTCGGAGCAACGCCTCCTCGGAGGGGAAGAGGAAGACGTGCGACGAGTGGCGGTTCGATTCCAAGAACCAGAGGCCTCACAGAGCTGGACTCAAAGCTGCTGCTGCATTGCCCTTCACTTCTGCTCA ATCTCAATTTGCGTCCAAGCAAAACAACAAGCCTCGCCGTCGGCCTCGCTGTGCTCCCGGAAACACCGGACCGCAATCTCGTGATACTCCGCCGAAAAGAG ATACTGGAATTGCGAATGAGAAGGACTGGGGCATCAGCTTGTTGAATGAGCACGTGAAGGAGTCAGGCACTAATGAAGATGGAAGTACTTGGTACCGAGAAAGCGGGGAGGAGCTGGGGGACACTGGATACAGATGTAGGTGGACAAGGATGGGTGGTGCTTCGCATGACTCGTCTTCCGAGTGGAGAGAAGAG TGGTGGGAGAAAAGTGACTGGACCGGATACAAAGAGCTAG GTGTGGAGAAATCTGGCAGAAATGCCGAAGGGGATTCATGGTGGGAAACGTGGCAAGAGGTTCTCCATCAAGATGAATGGAG TAACCTAGCAAGGATTGAGAGAAGTGCACAGAAACGAGCAAAATCAGGCACTGAAAATGCTGGATGGTCTGAGAAATG GTGGGAGAAATATGATGCCAAAGGCTGGACTGAGAAAGGAGCACACAAATGGGGTAGACTTAATGAACAGTCTTGGTGGGAGAAATGGGGAGAGCACTATGATGGAAGGGGATCTGTCCTCAAATG GACAGATAAATGGGCAGAGACTGCACTTGGAACCAAATGGGGAGACAAGTGGGAAGAGAAGTTCTTTGAGGGTATAGGTTCACGACAAGGGGAAACATGGCATGTAACTTCCAATGATGAAC GTTGGTCAAGGACATGGGGAGAAGAACACATAGGAAATGG TAAAGTGCACAAATATGGGAAGAGCACAACAGGAGAAAGCTGGGATATTGTTGTGGATGAGGAGACCTATTACGA GGCTGTGCCGCATTACGGATGGGCGGATGTTGTTGGCGATTCTAGCCAGCTACTATCAATTAAACCTCGTCCAAAGCCGCCTGAGGGCTACCCAAAGTTTGACTTTACGAGACCAGCAACAGGATTGGGTACACCTCTTCCATCAACTAAACCACCACCTCCAGCAGACGAACCACCTCGAGAAGATGAACCGCCAGAGGAAGTTTCTCCACAATGA
- the LOC101305529 gene encoding uncharacterized protein LOC101305529: protein MLKNPKNAAMYIARYFSDLDWRLLLLLIPPLSLIVFFSLSSAPSNPLSPIRSFILGRTILQPQQHSVTVNSTVAPSWKDELDRSRIAVCLVGGARRFELTGPSIVEKILREYPNSDLFLNSPMDQNAFKFSLLRSAPRLASVRIFRPKPMPESELQLRVLTAHNSPNGIQGLLQYFNLVEGCLTLIQEYQRKKNFTYDWIVRTRVDGYWNAPLDSKFFVPGKYLVPPGSNYGGLNDRLGIGDLNTSTVALSRLSLLPQLDAAGKHQLNSETAFKAQLTTQGVTPVLKRLPFCIVSDRKYDFPPARFGVPVAALSSPGPLSGAKCRPCKPVCQGPCVGDVMEGLYKGWSWTDWANGALELCNAHADWEKGWEKIFDRVAGKKKSAERKRVWSLTVDKCIADFNQMRNRTGIWDTPPVDEICKTGISSGPK, encoded by the exons ATGCTGAAGAATCCCAAAAACGCCGCCATGTATATCGCCCGCTACTTCTCCGATCTCGACTGGCGCCTCCTCCTCCTACTCATCCCTCCCCTCTCTCTCATAGTCTTCTTCTCACTCTCCTCCGCCCCCTCCAACCCCCTATCCCCAATCCGATCCTTCATTCTCGGCCGTACGATCCTGCAGCCCCAGCAGCACAGCGTAACCGTCAACTCAACCGTCGCGCCGTCGTGGAAGGATGAGCTGGATCGGTCGAGAATTGCGGTGTGCCTTGTGGGTGGGGCCCGGAGGTTCGAGCTTACCGGGCCGTCGATAGTGGAGAAGATTCTGAGAGAGTATCCGAATTCGGATCTTTTCTTGAACAGTCCGATGGACCAGAACGCCTTCAAATTCTCGCTTCTTAGGTCTGCGCCGAGGCTCGCGTCCGTCAGGATTTTCCGGCCGAAACCGATGCCTGAGTCCGAGTTGCAGCTCCGAGTCTTGACCGCCCACAACTCCCCAAACGGCATCCAG GGTCTTTTGCAATATTTCAATCTAGTGGAAGGCTGTCTAACTCTAATTCAAGAGTACCAGAGGAAGAAGAACTTCACCTACGACTGGATAGTCCGAACCCGAGTCGACGGGTACTGGAACGCCCCGCTCGACTCAAAATTCTTTGTACCGGGCAAGTACCTAGTCCCTCCCGGTTCCAACTATGGCGGACTCAACGACCGTCTTGGTATCGGGGACCTCAACACCTCCACAGTGGCCCTCTCTCGCCTCTCACTATTACCCCAGCTCGACGCTGCAGGGAAGCACCAGCTCAACTCGGAGACGGCGTTCAAGGCCCAGCTCACCACCCAAGGGGTGACTCCGGTCTTAAAACGACTCCCGTTTTGCATAGTTTCAGACCGCAAGTATGATTTCCCGCCTGCGCGTTTTGGAGTTCCGGTTGCAGCCCTGTCGAGCCCAGGCCCATTGAGTGGGGCGAAATGCAGGCCTTGCAAGCCTGTGTGTCAAGGCCCATGCGTAGGGGACGTGATGGAGGGCCTGTACAAAGGATGGAGCTGGACGGACTGGGCCAATGGAGCGCTCGAGCTTTGCAATGCGCATGCGGATTGGGAGAAGGGTTGGGAGAAAATATTTGATAGAGTAGCTGGGAAGAAAAAGAGTGCTGAGCGAAAACGAGTGTGGAGTTTGACGGTGGACAAGTGCATTGCTGATTTTAATCAGATGAGAAACCGGACCGGGATCTGGGACACCCCGCCGGTCGACGAGATTTGTAAGACAGGGATCAGTTCGGGTCCTAAGTGA